The genomic segment GCATAAAGCTCTTTTTTCGGAGCGATTTCTACAAGCTTACCGAGATACATTACGCCTACACGGTCGCTGATATGTTTGACGACATTCAAGCCGTGCGCGATAAACAGGTAAGTCAACCCAAACTCCTCTTTTAAATCATCGAGTAGATTTAAAACCTGAGCCTGAATAGAAACGTCCAGTGCAGAAACCGGTTCATCGCAGACGATAAGCTTAGGCTGCACCGCAAGGGCGCGAGCAATGCCAACCCGTTGGCGCTGACCGCCGGAAAACTCGTGCGGATAACGGTTCCGTTGATGCTGCGCGAGTCCGACACAGTTTAACAGGTAGATCACGCGTTCTTCAACTTTATCCTTCGGCAAAAGATTGTTGATCAGAATTGGTTCAGCAATAATGTCACCAATCGTCATTCTCGGGTTCAAAGAAGCGTAAGGATCCTGAAAAATCATCTGAATGTCTTTGCAGTAGGAACGACGCGCTTTCTCATTCAACGCAGTCAGATCCTTGCCCTCAAAGAAAATCTTACCGTTTGAAGGATTGTAAAGATTAACCAAGATTTTGCCAAACGTTGTTTTTCCACATCCAGATTCTCCAACGAGACCAAATGCCTCTCCTTTTTGGATAGCCAAAGACACATCATCCACTGCTTTCAAAACAGAAACCGGCTTGCCGAGGAAATTGGTTTCGACGGTGAAATGTTTGGAAAGGTGTTGAATGTCCATCAATATTTCGCTCATTTTACCTTCAATTCCCCTTCCTTGGTTTCGTCATATAAAAAGCAACGGACCTTATGCCCATCAATCTCTCTAAGCTCTGGCGTTTCTTTCGTGCATCGTTCCATACAGTGCTCGCAACGATCGGAAAAAGAACAACCGGAGGGCATATGCAAAGGGTTAGGTACCATACCCTTAATCATATATAGACGTTCATCGCTGTCATTATCGATTTGAGGAATCGAATTCAGCAGTCCTACGGTGTAGGGGTGTAGAGGATTTTTAAACAAGCTCTTTACATTGGCTTCCTCAACAATTTTACCGCAGTACATGACGATGACGCGATCAGCTGCTTCGGCAACAACACCCAAATCATGAGTGATGAGCATCACAGCCATGTTGAATTTTTCCCTCATATTATAGAGCAGTTCTAGAATCTGAGCCTGAATTGTGACATCAAGCGCAGTCGTCGGTTCATCAGCAATCAACAGTTCAGGGTCGCAAGAAAGTGCCATCGCAATCATGACCCGCTGACGCATCCCGCCACTCATCTGATGAGGATAATCGTTAGCACGTTCCGCCGGAGAAGGTATACCCACCGTTTCCAGCATTTTTACAGTCCGTTCCAACGCCTCTTTTTTCGAAATCTCCATATGGGTTAAAATATTTTCCATAATCTGGTCTTTAATGCGATAAACCGGATTCAAAGACGTCATCGGTTCCTGGAAAATCATTGAAATCTCATTTCCCCGGATCTTTTGCAGTTCTTTTTGGTTCATCTTGTTTAAATCCTGGGATTTAAATAAAATTTCTCCGCCGGCAATCTTACCAGGGTTCTGCAATAATCCCATGATGGAAAGAGAGGTCACGCTTTTTCCGGAGCCAGATTCGCCGACAATCGCCAGAATTTCACCTTTATCGATGGTGAAACTGACGTCATCGACTGCCCTAACCGTGCCACGCTTTAGTTTGAATTCTGTTTTTAAATTTTTTACTTCCAATAACATCTAGTTCACCACCCCTACTTTACTCTGGATTTCGGATCAAGCGCATCCCGGAGCCCGTCGCCAAGCAGGTTAAACGCCAATACAGTAATGGTAATTGCGATACCAGGGAAAATCAGCGTGTAAGGAGCCGTGAAAATGAAGCCCCGTGCCCGACCCAGCATATCACCCCACTCAGCAAAAGGCGGCTGAACGCCTAACCCCA from the Desulfitobacterium metallireducens DSM 15288 genome contains:
- a CDS encoding ABC transporter ATP-binding protein, with product MLLEVKNLKTEFKLKRGTVRAVDDVSFTIDKGEILAIVGESGSGKSVTSLSIMGLLQNPGKIAGGEILFKSQDLNKMNQKELQKIRGNEISMIFQEPMTSLNPVYRIKDQIMENILTHMEISKKEALERTVKMLETVGIPSPAERANDYPHQMSGGMRQRVMIAMALSCDPELLIADEPTTALDVTIQAQILELLYNMREKFNMAVMLITHDLGVVAEAADRVIVMYCGKIVEEANVKSLFKNPLHPYTVGLLNSIPQIDNDSDERLYMIKGMVPNPLHMPSGCSFSDRCEHCMERCTKETPELREIDGHKVRCFLYDETKEGELKVK
- a CDS encoding ABC transporter ATP-binding protein; its protein translation is MSEILMDIQHLSKHFTVETNFLGKPVSVLKAVDDVSLAIQKGEAFGLVGESGCGKTTFGKILVNLYNPSNGKIFFEGKDLTALNEKARRSYCKDIQMIFQDPYASLNPRMTIGDIIAEPILINNLLPKDKVEERVIYLLNCVGLAQHQRNRYPHEFSGGQRQRVGIARALAVQPKLIVCDEPVSALDVSIQAQVLNLLDDLKEEFGLTYLFIAHGLNVVKHISDRVGVMYLGKLVEIAPKKELYANPMHPYTQALLSAIPNINPEKKKERIILEGDVPSPINPPAGCRFASRCFKAMDQCKENAPVLKEISPDHWVACHLFD